TCATGTCACCCTTTCAGTTAATACAATAATGTTCTGGAGAAATTGCCTGTGTGTGGGAGTAAAGATTACTGTTGCTTTCACTTAAAGTTGTTTAAGATTTTGGTATCTTAGCATCGCCAGAACCACCTATCCTGTGCATCTCAGGATGACCTCTTTGTTCTTACGCCAACATTGTCCTTTAGCTTAAATAACTTCTCTCTCCCTCATGTTTATTCTTCTCTGATGTATTTTTAGACAACAGTGCTATTCCCTCACAGTTTCCTTGCTGGAAAACTTTGCACTTTTTGCCCTGAGTTACACTGAGGATGACATGGGGCGGTGCAGAGCGACGTTTGCAGGCAGAACTTGCAGGAGGGTTTTTGCTGAGGCCGAATTCCTCCTGGGACGCGGAGAAGCACGTGGCATGCGTTAGGCAAAGTGTGGCCATTGTTCCATGCCCAGGCACAGAGTTGCAGTGAACCACGGGGGGGAATTACATCTGATCTAATTTTTCCTCTCCTAGCCTTTTCCGAACACCTAGAAATTTACTGTTCCATTCACTCTGTGTACTCAGGGAGTTATAGTTGGTCTGCGAAGCATGGTAGAGTGAAAGAGGATACAACATGAAAAATTACAATTTCATGTTCTGCTTTTCTGACACTTGTTCACATATGCAGCTCTTTTTCAGTGCTCAGTAAGCTTTGctctcttttgttttaaatgtttctctgAGAATCAGACTCTGTTTTCCACAGAGAACTGGGCAGAGAAAAATCCCAATAAAATGAACAGCGTTACTGTGAATTTCAATGGTCTGACTGACCAGAATTGAGACTTAAGTCTTCAAAACTTATGTCCTGGCATAGCTTGCTCTTTTAATGCATGTAATACCAGGTATATGtcagggaaatgagaaaaatgatcTGCACAGAGGAGACTTTTTCCCCTGAATAATAagcagtaattattttaaaatagcaaagtaATATAAATTATGACTAAATAGCTAAACTATTCGCTTGGCATTGAAAACTTAACCAAAATGGACAATTCTCGAAAGTGCTGCAGAGCAGTGCCAGCCCTGCAAGGTTTTTATTACTAAGAttatgactgaaatattttccacaatTCCTCCCCTCAGTGTTAGTACCTTAATACTTAGCAACTACCACTAACATTTTAAACTGTCGCCCCGCTCACTGTCAGACCTTGGTGCCAAATACGGCTTCTGGCAGTTCCTTCCTGCAAAGAAACCATGCAGGGGAGAAGGTGAAAGGGGAAGAAGCCTGCAACATAGATGTAGTGCCGGCATAGTTATAGTTCCTCTTGGGCAGCTGTCCCACAGAATTAGGGATTAGCCCTCCCGATCCTTAGGGAGCCGCTGGAGTTGGGGGGTCAATAATCTGCATctctgttcagcctggagaagagaaggctccaggcagaccttattgcagtctttcacGACTTAAAgtgggcttacaagaaagatggggacaaactttttagcagggcctgttgcgacaggacaagggggaatggttttaaactaaaagagggtagatttagactagatatatggaagaaattttttacaatgagggtggggaaacactggcacaggttgcccagagaagtggtaaatgccccatccctggaaacaatcaaggtcaggttggatggggctctgagcaaccctctgtccttgcccatggcagggggcttggactagataacctttaaaggtcccttccaacccaaactgttctatgattctatgatctctgtGCCGACTCCGAGTCTTCGGCACTTTCCTTCATCCTGCAAGTCCCATAACAGTGATGGAAATTCCTGTAGGATCTTAAGGGCTCTGGCAGTGGTTAGTCTCACTGCTCccctggggctgtgcagggatGGAAGAAATGACCTGTGTCTTCCTTTCCATCCTTATCTTGTGCATTTATTTCCCTGGTGACTGAATTTATTGCTACAGGAGGCTCAGTTTATTGCTACAGCAGGCTCAGTCCGTCCCTCCACAATTTTCATGGAGCAGGAAAAATCAGTTTGCACACAAGCAGATTTGAAGCCGCAGCAATGAGGAATCACAGTAATTGAACTATAGCTGAAACTTCAGCTTGTTTACCTaagcattaattttatttaaaatgcatacattttctttttgttacttctACTCTTAAATTTCTTTAGAAGCTCTTTAGCTGCAAGGTGGGCCTTTAGCAGCCTGTGAAGGTAATCAGGGTTATTCTTAGTTTGGGCTGCCCTTGTAGCCTGTGAGGCTGCTGAAGGTTGGTGTCAGCTGGTTTACAGCACGGTTCCCACGGAGTAGTAGTCTCTCAGCAGATTACACACTGAGTGCCCACCCCTGAGTAGCTCAGGCCTAGCCTAAAACGTGACTTTCTCTGAGAAAGGAGTGAATGAAATACTTTCGAATGTGGTGATCCATTCTAGCAGCTTGGGATTGGGATCTTGGATTCCTCAATTTGAGTTTAAATGAAGATTCACGTACCCCTACATAAAGAGCCTGCTACTCCCCATTCCTGTCTGACCTCTGTGGGCGATGGGCAGTCATGGGAGGAGATGCTGTGCAAGTGCTACGATGGCGTTGGCTGCCGAACAACTGTTCCCTGTCTCCCCAGAAGTAAAAAGCCCACAGTATGAATATTGTATTTTGGGGGATTTGTGCTATCAAGTTCTTTCCCTGGAAGCATTTTAGCCATGTGTTTGCTGTTCCACTGGTTGCTTGTGGGAGCAGCAACTCTATGAAGAAAAATGATTGCTCTGTGGAGTCCTGTGCCTATAGAGCCGGCTCTTCCACGTCACAAGTTCTgcttagcaaaatatttttgggtTCGTAGAACCAacttagttttcttttcatgtatGCTACACTCCCACTAATTAACTATAATGCAAGGCAAATTGTCTTCAGGAGCCTGTACAACTTCATAGTCTTTATATTATGCTCAACTGGCACATCTCAGTCGCATTACTTTCATCAGATTTGCCCTTTCAGTGAAACGCGATAAACAACTCTGCCATACTCAAAAGTAAAATTCAGCTTTTCCACAGCTGTATTCGCTtcacagaggaagaaatattGCTGAGTAAAATGACAGCATATGTAGGTAGTCGGTTTTCAGAAGGGAGCCTCACGCAACATAGCACTAAACCCAAATGAATTACTACTAGAAATGAGCTGGGAAATAAGTATACATGCATTCATGAgatatggtctttttttttctctgaggatCAGGCAGATGAATTTTTGGTTGAATTCTTCTAGTTTTAAATACCTTCAATGATACCATCATTATCCTTAAGAAACCTAGGCATTGTGAGTGCTACCGCATACAGTTAAGTACTAGAGCAAAGGATCATTTCACAaatatttggactttttttttagaatctgTTTATTTTGTCGTGCAATCCTATCCATTAGGCTTtttagagagatatatattttacagattcctcttttaatttcattcactTATTTAAAAGATTGTCTTTGGACACTGGGAAATGAGCAATGCAAATGTTTGCTATTGACAGTTGTGTTTTGATATTTAATGATTTCTTAAACAGTCCAGCATGTTTGTGGTATGGTTCCATGCCCATGTAGAAAACAAACCCTCAgccctccttctttctctccaagGCTGAATAAAGGCTGCTGAGATTGCTGTGCTAGCTCTGGGCAAAAGGCAAGGGTGGAGGCTTGGAGGAGCTGATGTCATGTGCTGGGGTCCACAGCTGGGGGGAAAGCGCTCTCCCTGGATGATAATTATGTAAAAAGAGGGCAATGAAGCATGTATTCTATAAGGGAGCTGAAACACTGAGACTGACGTATCTGTGAGCATGGAGCATCCACCTGTCTTTGCTTTAAGTGAGGCAGCTTGGGTGCCAGTCACTGTTTGGCTGTGGGCACAGGTCAACTGCAGTGTACTTGGGTGCTCAGTCAAGCCTGTATTATTTTCTGTGAGCACAGGACAGTCACCAGGAATTGAGTCATCTGGCTTGAAGTTAGATTGGCAAGTCTATTCCATACCGAAGGCATAAATGAATAGTATGAACATATGCTACCTCAAAATTTTTTCCTTGGTTGATTCCTAGGGTGCACGGCTAGGTTCTGCTTCTTACACAGGACAGATGCAATTATAAGCAAGCCAAAATATCTGAAGAATTCatgtgtaaaatatttaaatgagtaGAGGAAagtttttattcttctttatcaaacttaaaataaaagcaatgaaaatttaaacattttaggATTCCAAAACAACACTTCATATCCATTCATTTGCCAGGCCTATGAATCCAAATACAAACAGTTTACTATTTcaacagcttttccttttcctaactGGGATTTACTGAACTTTAATTTGCAaaagttgtggggttttcttAATAAAGAATTTCTACTTATTAATTTGGCTGCCAAATGAGATTTCTctaatttctgtaatttctggAAATTTCCTTCTGGTATCAATAGTAAGCGTCATATTTGCCCttccttgggagaaaaaaagaatatacatgCACTGAACTATAATCCGTTCTACAGCCTATTCAAGCTGTTACTTATATACTGTACTGCAaagcatctgaaaacaaaatgaggTATTTCAGCACATCATCTATTTATCAGACATTTCTATTAACCGCAAGTGTGTAGTGAGAAGGTACAGTAGTGGTTTAATATATCATCAAGATAGATAATGTTTGAATGTACATGTTAATCTACATTTTTAGGAATTACAAATAAGACAACTATGTGCACAGTACTTTAAAATGCAGTGAACTTCTCTAGTTGCATTGACAGTACCAGTTCCTTACACAGCTTAATCTGGTTAAAAGCTCTATTCCCAGTGTAATAAATGTGACGCTACATGTACAACATTGACAGCAGATATCATTAAGGCTCTGTTCTGATGATTGTTTATTTCTCTGTGCATACCTCCCCTCCACTACCCTCTTCTCCCAGTCCCTTTCCCCCCGACACACACAATTTTTTTGatagagaaagaaaagctcattGGCTCCAGAGTATTCAGGAAGAAAAGTATGAGACAAAAGATTTAAACCTGAAAGTAATGAAACGTGTAATGCAATGTAGATTCATAGTAAGAGCAATACCTGGTACTTAtaaagctgttttaatttttttttttttttggtatggcAGAAGAAACCAGTATCCACATCCCATGGTGCTAAACACTCTACAACAGGTAGCACACAGAGAAAAGAGTCCAGACTGCAGATCATACAGTCAGATTGGGTCTCAGCAGTCTTTGTGAGTTCGAGGAAGAACGATCATCTCTACTTTTGAGATACAGAAGATGAGgcacagaaaatgtaaatgtcTTGCTCAGAAACACACAGTGAACCAGTGGTAGACTTTGGGTCTGTTTATTCCCCAGCCACCGATTTATTCATTGGCCCATTCTGTCCTCTTAAACGACTAAGAGAAGATCTTCTGAGATACACAACATGGGCCTAGTGTCACAGGGGAATCGGTGCCAAACGCACACAGCCTGATTCTGCACTGCCTTTTGGCATCTGTAGTCACTTACATTTATGTAACGAGGGCCTAAAATGCCCTCAAATCACAATTGATTTGGTGGAAACAACTAATATATGTAGTTTAACAGAGAATCAGGCTCACAGCAATTACTTTGTGGCATGCTGAGACTAGAATTAACTAACTAACTGTTTTAATTGCTAATGAATTAAGGCTGATTCCTGTTTATATTAAGGCCTCTGTATCCTTCTATGACAGTGTAGCTGCGCCTCAGTGCAAGTGAGACTCAGGCTACTGAAAAAATTAACCTTTCCGTTTCCTTTGAAGTCAATAATTTTAGTGGccctaaatgaataaaataactgGAAACAACCAACCTGCCTCTATACTATGGAATATTTACAAAAGGATTGTAAAAGGACCTAAAAGTAACCTGAGGGAAAACCAATTATATGtttgttgaagaaaaaagttAGAGTAGATAGACTTGTTGCCTGGTGTTGAAAACGGAGAATTGTAACAAAATAACACACCTTTATATGAAGATAACTGGCTTGATGTTCAGTAGTTATGAGTATGCCCAAAAAAATTGTAGATGCTTATCAACTCTGGAGATCAAGTCATCTTGTTATACTACTACGATAAAATAGAAGTAGACTTATTTGGTATTTAAGTGCTAGACATATAGGGCATAGTTTGCGTAAAGCTAATGTGTTTTATATTCAGAGGAGCAGGAAGATGACCTCAAGCTCAGTAAAATGCTACATGATCACAGATTTCtcctattattattgttattaaaagCTAGTATGTGTTGCTTTCTTAGAACAGGGGTACTCCAACTTTGCTCTCTGTAGCCAAgcattattttagaaatactcTCCTCTCCAAACACTATTCAcaacagttttggttttaaaactttcattttttagaCAACAGTTTAACATTTTCTGGCTGAGAATAGAACAATCCTTGCTCTATTCAAACTTAAGGCCTGGGTCCCCATGGGTTGCAGCactttttaacttatttttacttctagttagaagtagatttattttttaaagctaataTGGAATTTGTTTGTGTAAATTAACATAATTCCCTAGGCATCAGTGTGGCTATGATAATTacccagctgaagatctggcctCCAAATAAGTCCAGTGATTGGGAAATCTGTTTTGTATACAAGTCAAGTAACAGCTGGATCGTATGTGATGTTACATTTAGTTTCATTGgcaattcagaaaatatttaataatagatTTCATTGCTTCTATTCCCCATTTTTGTATACAAATAAATCATCTTTtctaaaacattctttttctttagtaAGGCTTGTATTCATAGTCATATCAAAAGTGTTTGCTATTGGAGCAACctttcagcttgctttctttagGGTTATATTTACTATGAAATTCTACAGCATTCTAAACTTCAACGGCCGTTAGCAACCCTGCACTTGAGTGAAGAATCACATTAAAAAAGTACAGGGTATAATATTTTCTTGTCCAAAACTAAGGCAGGATGAACAAAAGTAATGAGCTCATCTGATCCTCACCTAGCAAGCCTTGATTTTAAACAGCATTCAAAATACAAAGCCCAAGAGAGGATGTTGTCACAATGATTATTGCGCTTTCTCAGTGCCTTGCTACAGGATTAGTTCTTCCTTTAGCaatacataatttcttttcctgaagaccACACAAAGTTATTgtactctgaaaagaaaaaaagcacttaaagTTTTATGAAGTTATGACCTAGACAGAAGGATACAAAAACAAATtaccattctatgattcagttATGTCATGATCTAATattgtttcaaaattattattctgtTATTTAGGTTGGCATCATCTTCTGAACACCCGACGTGCTCTTTGGCATGCTACAAATTCAGCAGATGCACTGTCTTCTGGGCTTTACGGCTTCTTCTGACGAATGTACAACATTTGGAACAAAGCCGCTCTTGACACCTTCCCATCCATCTTGTATTgagatttctcctttttttacaaGTTCATAGATGTCTCGTGTAAGAATTGTAAAGGACTCTTCAACATTCGTGGCATCTTTTGCTGAAGTTTCTATATATTTCATACCACAGTCAGATGACAGTTTTTCAGCTTCTTCTCTTGTAACCTCACGCTGTGACACTAAGTCACATTTATGTCCTACTAACAGGAACACAATCTGAAAGGGCTGCACATGCATTTTTGCTTCTTCTAGCCAGTCTTTCACATGTTCAAAGGATCGTCGATTTGTGATGTCGAACACTAGTAAGCCACCCACAGAATTGCGATAATAAGAGCGTGTTATTgatctgtgaaggaaaaaaagaaaaaggaaaattaaaatacatttttgctttattCGAAAATAGATCACTTTTCCATGTGGCAATGTGTTTTTATCTACTATAAGTTTTAAgaaatatctttgtttttttaaaactaattggAATTTATTAATTTACCTCCTACACAACAatgttcctttttcatttttttcttacattcaaAAGTCACTTTCTAAACATTCTTGAAGCCAACATCTCTAGTGAAAATTTTGAATCCTGAATTATTCTGCGAAGTACTCTTTATTAGCAAACTGTGGCACACGTTCAcagattaaaatacatatatttatttgtcAAATACTTGTTGGTGTTAAAGTCCGAGTGCTTCCGTTTTATACAAACATGCACTTCGCTTTGTTCTAATCAGTTAGTTCAAACTGAAATATGTAGGCAGATGTCAAGAAACCTGGCGCCTAAGCTTGCCAATGTACAAGCGTATCCTTTTGCATTCCTTGCAGAAAAATTCTTTGGTAGAAAAGTTTGTACAGAGAATCATAATTGGTTTTGCTTGCAGAAGTCAACAGGTAACAGACTAAGAAAGGAAACTCCCTAACCAAAACTGACCAAAAGTAACTGCGCGGGGCAAACACACACTTGTAACAGCATCGGCAAGGAACGCTTTTACCTCCAGCATCTCTCTCACATAGAAgttcaaaagctctttgtaattGCATTTACTCTTTTTTGGCATGAGACTTCCAGGACTGGCAACAGATATTTTCTACTTTTGAGCCCTCTACGTTCCAGAGCATTCACTGGAAGGAATTTTGGAAGAAGGAAACCCTTCCTCTggttgaaaagctttttaatatgctctagaagaagaaaaaatgtttgttagaatgtagagagagagagaaagatacaGGGGCTAAAAAATGATTGTAAGTCTCTAATCATGAGCAATaggggaggatggagaaggtgAGAAGAGACATTTTAAAGGAAGTGACAGCCTACCAAGGAGTGGACGAAAGCACTCGTTACTAGCATAAATGTATAGCTAGTGTATCTATAAGTATTCTCCAGCTGAAAGGAGATGCACCATCTCTATTAACAGTCATTATTTGAAATTATAATTTAGCCAAGAATTAATTCAATTTTATCTTATGATTATGAAGAGGATGCAGCCTCAAAACTTGTGGAATCAGGATGAACTGTACACAGTAATGTATCTTTCCATAACAGTAGTTCCCTCTGATTTTCAGTTCATTGCATTTCATATAGTGTTTTATAACAATTTGAACTTGGAGGTACAATTAGCAGCAGTGGTCATATTACAGATAGGTAAGTGCACAGCTAGATAAGGCTTAGGTTTCTTGGCGTATCTAAATTAATTTAGCCACAGCAAAGAGCatttgaaatggttttatttagaTAACAGGGAGGCATTGTTTGACCTAATGTTTAGAAAGATCTTTTCTACGTTCCCAGCAATAGAGTCCATGGAGTGTCTCTCTGAACAGTTCGAATGTGAAGACAAGGATCTTACCCTCAGATTAATTCACATAGCCTGGATACGAAAAATGACACAtggttttgcaaaattatttaagACCGTAATTGAGGGGTGTCTCATTTTGTGAAGTATTAAATAAAGGTGCCATAAAGATCTGTTTCAGGTTTTCTCAAGCATTTTTTTGCTGTAGAGCAGTTGCAAACACAAAAGagaacattaaaataattcaagTGGTTCTGGAAAGAGTGAAAGTGGATGACAAAAAGGGGATTCAATTTGGAGAAGTGGAAGCTAATACGAcctatttgcattaaaaaaaaatctggaaaacagtTATGCCAAAGAAATGCATTAGCCAGGGAAGAAAGTAGGTTAGTATTGGAAATGCAGTCATTTACCAAGGATTTCTATATAGAACAATGTTATATCATGTATCTATGAGCTAGAGTACTGAAAAACAGCCCTCACACACAGCAGTCAGTACCCTCATCTGTTGTAACTCACTTCTGCTGAGATATGCTAATTTACACTAGCTGATGATCTAAGCCATTATATTTAATTATGTGTTTGTATTGCCTGTAACAGAGATTACAAAGCATGATTAAAAAGCATCTGTAGCTTTGGGCTGTACATCACAAAAACTGGGTGAATATATGGGAGAGACAGCAGTCGTTTTTCCTATATTTTTGGTATGTATAATTTGAAATTAGTTTTCTCATTACCAAAAAAAGGTTGATGTACTAGAGAGGCtttagaaaacagtaagaaaaaagtaGCACAAAGAGTTTTAAAGATACATATGACACATATGATATCATGTTACGTGATTGTCTAACATCTGAGAAAAGGATGATGTTTGTTAAAATATGGTCTACAAATATTTGGATAGTTTTACTATTAAGGTGAGTTATTATTTgcagttatattttaaaacaaatattcctGGCAAATAAGACAAAATTTTGAAGCAGAAAGTTTAGGCCATCAACTGGGAAAAATGTCTGGGCACGTGAATGTGGTgggttgtattgggtttgtgtggccaggttttggtagcagaggggctacaggggtggcttctgtgagaagctgccagaagcttcccccataaccaatagagccaatgccagccggctccacgacggacctgccgctggccaaggccgagcccatcagcgacagggTTAGCACcactgggataacgtatttatgGGGGAAAAACCTGCTGCAcgacagcagctggagagaggagtgagaatatgtgagaggaacaactctgcagacaccaaggtcagtgaagaaggaggggcaggaggtgctccaggtgctggagcagaggttcccctgcagcccatggtgaagaccatggtgaggcaggctgtccccctgcagcccatggaggttaacgctGGAGCatatatccacctgcagcccatgaaggttaatggcagagcagatatccacctgcagcctgtggaggttaatggtggagcagatatccacctgcagcccagggaggttaatgctggagcagatatccacctacagcccgtggaggttaatggtggagcagatatccacctgcagcccatggaggttaatggtggagcagatatccacctgcagcccatggaggttaatggtggagcagatatccacctgcagcccagggaggttaatgctggagcagatatccacctacagcccgtggaggttaatagtggagcagatatccacctgcagcccatggaggttaatggtggagcagatatccacctgcagcccatggaggttaatggtggagcagatatccacctgcagcccatggaggttaatggtggagcagatatccacctgcagcccagggaggaccccacCATGGAGCAGGTGTATGCCTGAAAGAGGCTGTGACCCcttgggaagcccatgctggagcaggattctggcaggacctgtggccccgtggagagaggatcccacgctggagcaggtttgctggcaggacttgtgaccctgtgggagtcccacgctggagcagtttgtgaagaactgcactcctgggaaggactcacgttggagaagtttgtggaggactgtctcccgtg
This genomic interval from Calonectris borealis chromosome 1, bCalBor7.hap1.2, whole genome shotgun sequence contains the following:
- the RAB39A gene encoding ras-related protein Rab-39A: MPGVGAIGARCRHRPRRSPRKSPKAEPGQAGAAMDAAIWIYQFRLIVLGDSTVGKSCLLHRFTEGRFPGPLHSDPTVGVDFFSRLVEIEPGKRVKLQLWDTAGQERFRSITRSYYRNSVGGLLVFDITNRRSFEHVKDWLEEAKMHVQPFQIVFLLVGHKCDLVSQREVTREEAEKLSSDCGMKYIETSAKDATNVEESFTILTRDIYELVKKGEISIQDGWEGVKSGFVPNVVHSSEEAVKPRRQCIC